One stretch of Anaerolineales bacterium DNA includes these proteins:
- the queG gene encoding tRNA epoxyqueuosine(34) reductase QueG yields MLQASALAQYLKTSAAALGFDLAGITRPTAVRHHSVFNAWVAAGRHGAMGYLATERALEVRRDPRRLYPACRSILVVAANYAPAPQYQTAPWQMDLAAYALGQDYHEVLSDRLRRLVADLEAQVGRPVGHRIYTDTGPVMERELAQQAGLGWIGRNTCLIHPRRGSYLFLAEVLLDLDLPSDPPFKPDRCGSCRRCVEACPTGCILPDRTLDARRCISYLTIELRGRIPLELRPAIGSWGFGCDLCQQVCPWNLCFATPTGDPAFQPPALLRWPRALDFLRLTPEKIQLDLRHSPLRRARRSGLVRNAAIVAGNLRDPAAPPALAVLLERETDPDLREAAAWALGRFPGKSGQT; encoded by the coding sequence ATGCTTCAGGCGTCAGCTCTTGCCCAGTACCTGAAGACGTCGGCAGCGGCGTTAGGGTTCGACCTGGCTGGCATCACCCGGCCCACCGCCGTTCGCCACCACTCCGTCTTCAACGCCTGGGTAGCCGCCGGCCGGCATGGAGCCATGGGATACCTGGCGACGGAGCGCGCCCTGGAGGTGCGGCGTGACCCGCGCCGGCTGTATCCGGCCTGCCGCTCGATCCTCGTCGTGGCGGCGAACTATGCCCCCGCACCGCAGTACCAGACCGCACCCTGGCAGATGGATCTTGCCGCCTACGCGCTCGGCCAGGACTATCACGAGGTCCTGAGCGACCGGCTGCGCCGGCTTGTGGCTGACCTCGAAGCCCAGGTTGGGAGACCTGTCGGCCACCGCATCTACACCGACACTGGCCCGGTGATGGAGCGCGAATTGGCCCAGCAGGCAGGGCTGGGGTGGATCGGGCGCAACACCTGTTTGATCCATCCGCGCCGCGGCTCGTATCTGTTTCTGGCTGAGGTCCTGCTGGACCTGGACCTGCCGTCCGATCCGCCCTTCAAGCCGGACCGCTGTGGTTCCTGTCGTCGCTGTGTGGAGGCCTGCCCGACAGGGTGCATTCTGCCGGATCGTACCCTCGACGCCCGCCGCTGCATCTCCTACCTGACCATAGAACTCCGGGGCCGCATCCCTCTCGAACTCCGGCCGGCCATCGGGAGTTGGGGGTTCGGCTGTGACCTGTGCCAGCAGGTATGCCCGTGGAACCTGTGCTTCGCTACACCGACCGGGGATCCCGCCTTCCAGCCGCCAGCGCTGCTGCGCTGGCCGAGGGCGCTCGATTTCTTGCGCCTTACCCCAGAGAAGATCCAGCTCGACCTGCGTCACAGTCCGCTGAGGCGAGCCCGGCGAAGCGGGCTGGTACGCAACGCCGCCATCGTCGCCGGCAACCTGAGGGACCCGGCGGCTCCGCCGGCCCTGGCCGTCCTGCTGGAGAGGGAAACCGATCCGGACCTGCGCGAGGCGGCTGCCTGGGCGCTCGGCCGCTTCCCGGGCAAAAGCGGCCAGACCTGA
- a CDS encoding FAD-dependent oxidoreductase: QCELGEPDSSGRRRPIPIEGSNFTVSADTAILALGYWPDPAVGKTTPDMKTDKWGQIIADKETGATSKPGVYAGGDAVTGPDLVVTAMAGGRRAAGTIIEYLKA; the protein is encoded by the coding sequence CAGTGCGAGCTCGGCGAACCGGACTCCAGCGGCCGGCGCCGCCCGATCCCCATCGAGGGATCGAACTTCACCGTCTCTGCCGACACGGCCATCCTGGCCCTGGGCTACTGGCCGGATCCGGCTGTGGGAAAGACGACCCCGGACATGAAGACCGACAAGTGGGGGCAGATCATCGCCGATAAGGAGACGGGCGCCACCTCCAAGCCTGGCGTGTATGCCGGGGGCGACGCTGTCACCGGCCCCGACCTGGTGGTCACGGCCATGGCCGGGGGGCGACGAGCTGCGGGCACGATCATCGAGTACCTCAAGGCCTGA